The Arvicola amphibius chromosome 6, mArvAmp1.2, whole genome shotgun sequence DNA window TCTTTGAAGatattctcaacctgtgggtcacgagcCCTTTGGGTGTTCGAACAACGCTTTCACAAGGGtcatcaccacaacatgaggaattgtattaaatggtcacagcattaggaaggttgagaaagaTTGCTTAAGGAAGGCCTACCATaagttcttcctttttcctttaacaggaagaagaaagtttggAAAAACCCAGAAAATGTGGGTGGTGGGgcggcaactttttttttttttttttttgaccagatGTTACAATTTAAATTGTAGGActctaaaggagaaaaaaagaaaaggaagctccCGAGTAACCACGAAGGGATTCGAACCCTCAATCTTCTGATCCGAAGTCAGACGCCTTATCCATTAGGCCACGTGGTCACTGCCTTGAGATGTGTCTCTAAAATTTAGGAAGTAAAAGGAACTTTCTGCGGCGCTCTTGCGGTAGGTACAGCATAAAAAGCAATTAGGTCCACACCGCGGATTTTATTTGGGACCACAGTATCGGATTTAGAAAAATTTGAGACTAAATTACTTCGCTATTAATACAGAACATGGCTGGTTCACGGAGAGAAAAGTCGTTTGCGTGTACTCAGACCCTGATTCCCCGCTCATGCTCCCCGGCACAGATCATTTACAGACTCAGTTCTACGTGCGTGTGCGTGGGTGTGACCCTCCGGTGACAAAGCTACTTTTCCACCTTCTTCTGGCACTTTTGCTGATTCTTTTTATACCCTTCCCCCCTCCGCCCCCAGCTGGAGAGAATAGTGTCTGTCACCAAGAAAGAGAGGACAAGAAAGCCTTCTCAGTCTGGCATCTTTGTGACAGTCTTTTCCTGTATTGTAATCTTCGCTGTAATCTTTAAACTGCACGCTGCGTCAGGTGAGGACTTCCCCCAAGTCACTCAACTAGCGGGTGGTTAGGGGCTGTAATCAGCAATTGGTTTTGTTCTCACAGCTTGAAAAGTAGTCTCATAATAATTAATcataatagtagtagtaattgatgatggtggtggtggtaataataataataataataataataataataataatttttggaGACAGCGTTTCTTtgttgccctgactgtcctggaactcgctatgtaaacGGGGCTGACctgggaactcagagatccatctgcctctgactcttgagtgttgggattaaagacatatgccaccacctcccaagtagtccccccccttttttaaaagtaattattttttttaatgtctgagcCAAGAAAACAAGGCTACCAGGTGCTTGGTGGTTCTGTCGATTATTCTCAAGGGCTGGTTTTGATATTTAAACCTCCATCCTCTCGCGGCCTAACGGGAGAGAGGCCTTTAAACTTCTGTTTTCTAATTcagtaaagaattatttttaaaagacatggtAAACCCTGTTGGTAGAGGCTAAAGGAGCAGTTCATGgtcaatcaaaacaaaatacttaCATAGATTATAGGCtacttaatgtatttttttattactaatttCTATGACGGCATTTGACACATAAAATTTAGACAGGAATCCTTTCTGGGAGAGAAATATAAGACAATGAATACACAGCTTAAAAAATCAGCGTAGAGAATAGCAATGGCTTCCCAAAAGACTTGTCAGGAATGTGGCGATTAAAGACACAGGACCAGCGTTGGCAGAAGTGGTTTTCTCAGTCAGACTCGGCAAATAAGGCCTTATATATTATGTAATGAAAGGAACTGAACTGGTCTTTCGTTCTTACCCTTGTGTTCGCTTTTGTTTAGCCATTTTAAGCGTTAAATGGCAAAATAACCAGAATAAATACGGTTTACTAGAAAAAGACCTTTTAGTTGTCATTTAAATACCCAtgaaaaattttcagttttagcTAGCAGAGGATGGTTTCGATCCATCGACCTCTGGGTTATGGGCCCAGCACGCTTCCGCTGCGCCACTCTGCTGCACAGTGACCAAATCTTAATAACATCCTTACCTTTGTTTGCAGTTGGTGTCGTACTCCTTTATACAAAGACCTGCTGGAAGTCACCTTTTAAGTTTGTCTTAAAGGTGCTACTTGTTGGGAATAATGTCGCTACTGAATCAAAGACAAAGCAAAATCTGACAAGAGTAGCAAATATCAACATACTAATAAGTGACTCGATGTGTATGAAAAAGCCAGGTAGATATTCAAACGAGAATCAACGAATTTTCGCCAATGGAGAAAACCAGACAATATAGATACTGTCCTCAGCACGGCAGTTGGTAACAGTCTTAGTGAAAAACCACGCATTTATCTGCGGGAAGCAAGGCTTTGGGGTCAGATTTGTTCTGTGGTCGAGATGGTGGAGGAAATGGTGCTGTGTTTTCTCCAGTGTTTGAACCTTTAGAAAAGGGGATAAAAGCGACTCACACACAGCCCCCATCTGCATTTCTGATCGTTTGAATGACCAAAGCTCCGCTGTCGCCCTAATACGTACCAGGTGGCAAGTGGCCAATGTGCACCGTTAAAGACATTCTTTAGTCTGAAGTAGTTAAAATGGCCGGGAAGTCCTGTTTTGAGACAAAGGACCCAGCTCAGGGAGTGGGAGTCTCGAGCGTTGGTGACGTCACCAGCTATTGCCTTGTCAGGGGCGGGGTGAACGCGCTCGAGGTTTCAGTCTTCAATTAGGTCCGAAACCCTTGCATATAAGGGAAGTCCCTGCGCTTCTTCAGGCACTTTGGTCTGGTCGCCAACAGCTTAGCTATGTCTGGACGAGGCAAAGGGGGTAAAGGCCTGGGCAAAGGCGGCGCCAAGCGCCACCGCAAGGTCCTGCGCGACAACATCCAGGGCATCACCAAGCCCGCCATCCGCCGCCTGGCCCGGCGCGGGGGAGTCAAGCGCATCTCCGGCCTCATCTACGAGGAGACCCGCGGGGTGCTGAAGGTGTTCCTGGAGAACGTGATCCGCGACGCCGTCACCTACACGGAGCACGCCAAGCGCAAGACCGTCACCGCCATGGACGTGGTCTACGCGCTCAAGCGGCAGGGCCGCACCCTCTATGGCTTCGGCGGCTGAACTCTTGGCGGCTGCTGACTTCCCAAAAACCCAAAGGCCCTTTTCAGGGCCGCCCACGTTCTCTGAAAAAGGGCTAACATTTATGTTTTACTTAATATTGTTGGATTTTTATTAACGTGAGGAATAGTCCTGCTTGTAATACAGTTAATTTAGTCTTCCTGTCGTTGCTAGGTTGGCTACTATTAGAAATTGTGAAAAACGTCCATGCGTCAGGCACACGAAGAATCTTATTTGGTATCCTTCCTCTATTTAGATGGCGCGAGGTGCCAGGGACAAAGCCAGTGGCGCTTGGAGGCGTAGCCAGGGACAAAGACGCTGCGCCGTGGCTGAGCACACAGCCAGGACTGGTTGGCCTTAACCTCCGGTGAGTTATGAAACCAGGCTACAAAGGCTGCTTGAAGTGTACTGGAGATCCACGCGACGTTTAGGCAGCTTTTCTCCCGCACACCTGTGGTGGACTTGTGTTCGCTTACGGGAAGGATTATCACAACTGGACATTACAATTTACGTATACAATATAAAACTGGGTAGTTTTCTGTGCAACTTTATGCAGACCTCTGAACTTTGGACTGGTCGGTTGGGCGTGTGAATAAACAACCTAAGACAATAAAAGCACATTTCGGATATTTTCGATGTGGTCTAAGTTTGTACCTTCAGAATCTGATTTCAGCTCGAAGTGCTAAGTAAGATTGACAGTACTGTACAGCAAACACTTTGAGGTTAAATGTCCTGATGCcttgtttaaaaacaacagaaaaggtgCTCTTCGTGGCCAGCAAGTAACTTGTGTGGTTATCCTCTGAAATCAAAACTAGTGTAGTTCATGTGGTTGTCATTTGACTTTACTTTCTGTAAATCAGGGCAATTCTATGGGACTTGGGTCTCCTTCCACCTAAGGATCCAACTCAGTTTAACAGGTTTTGAAGCAATCACTTTAACTCGCTGAGCCTTTTTGGCTGTCTccctgcttctttatttttattaattattatatttttggtttttgtttttcgagatgggtTCTTTGTTTAGCGCTgatggtcctggaactcactgtagactaggctggctttgattCACAGATCAGTTTGCGTCTGCTGCTGCTTTTGCCTTTaatctcgagtgctgggattaaaggcctgggtcaccactgcccggctttcatttttaattttaaaggtgAGAGTTTCTTTGGGGAGGGGGGCGGGAATCAGACACTATTGGaggttaaaaacatgttttaggaagaaaaaagtaTCTGAGGCTTAAAAAAATGATCGGAACACGCCCAGATCAGGAACGGTCCTGTGCTTATGTGGATCATAGGTATGAACAATCTAAACATGTATGCATGGGTGTTAGTGCACCATGtgctcaaagaggccagaagagggtttcagatcccctggaactggggttcaAAACAGGAGTgaaccaccttgtgggtgctgggagtcattTCTTGGTCCTTagcaagagcatccagtgctggagcagtctctgtagcccaggacaAAACATTTTCAATCTTCCAGGACTTGGTGTTGATTGGGTGTGGGAATGCAGAGAAATCAAGTCGCAGAGTGCTAAGTGTTATGTTGATGGCAGAAGCCGAAAGGGCACAAGGTGTGCTGGGAGGAGGTGATATTTAGATAATGGGGTGATAGTGAAGCTTTAGTAATGAAGTGACGACCAGGGAAAAACAGACAGGGTGAAAGTGAAGGGGGGTTCCTGCCAGATCAGAAAAGCCTGCTGAGAAGAGACAGGCTGAAACCCAAAGGGAACGGAGTGGCTCTTGGGTCCTTTTGTGGGCTTTTGGAACGACTCTGGGTTTTGCTCTCATTGAGGTGGGTGATGTGGGAGCCATTGCAGGAGTTTTACCTGAGAGCAGGCAAGGTCTGATTTATATTTCAAGTTTGATTCAAAAGTATTGCTAAGGAAACTAGTAAGGAGGCTACAACAACAATTTAGTTCGTGGAGGAAGTTGGTTTGGATCAGTGGCCTAGGCTATGAAAAGTGTTTAGAGTCTGTGTATGGTTTTGTAGGTTAAAGGCCTACccttaaacatttatatttccagtttttatttttagcaaaaaTGGAAATACtgacaatattaaaaatattgaaggggactggaaagatggctcaatggttaagagcactggctgctcttccaaaggtcctgagttcaatttccggcaaccatatggtggctcacaatcatccacaataaaatctggtgcccacttctggcatgcaggcagacatgcaggcagaacactgtatgcataataaataaataaataaatccttaaaaagtaaataaagatattGAAGGTTTGGGCTAAAGATGAGTCAGAGTTTAGTGCCTACCATCTATGTTGGTTGATTAaaacaaccacatgtaactcctgttccaggggaaaTTCCTTatgtacagagacatatacatatagtttaaaataaattaactctTCAGGAAAAAGTATTAAAGCTAATATAAACAGTGCTCTGTATATTGTTTAGCATCTTCTTCAGCCTACCCAGGGGCTAGACAGGGGTGAGACATGATACCTAGCAAGTTTCTCTTTTTATCTGTtcttttcctaattattttttgtGAGCTCTAGTGAGTTTGTGAAGTCACATGAAAGCCTTACATTGCTTGAGATGGAGGCTGAGGCGTGGCAATATTTAGATCTTGGCTGTCCCAATAATACTAGAGAGAGCTGTATTGTTAGAATAGCAAAGTATAGGACCAGCTGAAGAACTCTGACACAGAGGATTAGCGAAACTGTTAGACCTCAGCTCCCTTCAAGCCACAGGCTTGAGCACAACAGGCACTTCCCTTGGTGCAGTCACTCACTGTCCAGCCTCAGTTGCTTTTACTCATCTCCAGAATGTCATGAAGGCGTTCCTAAGTACCCTCTATTTAGGATTAGAAAATGCTCCAGTTAATTGCCTCAATCCCCAATTCTATGTATTTAAAACTTACTTTTGTCTGGAGGGATGTATTAAACCGCGTTTGAATACCTCTAGGTAAATTGTTTAGAGATGCTTAAACTTAtcaaacagttttgaaaaaaattaatgcctAAATATAGTGCTTGAAAAACTTATTTTACGAGTCTCTATGTTATTGGGTCACTTAACGTTCATATTTGTCTAGTGGACACTTGCAGATAAATGACGAAGGCAATAAGAAATTACTGACTTCAGATGAATTGCCATATTCCTCCCATAACATTTATAGAAAAGTTATTGTGTGGTGGCAAAGATGcatcccagcaactgggaagaCTGTAGGAAGAACTGAGCTGTAGGCCAGCCTGATATAGTGAAATCCGGGCCAGAACTAGATGGTGAAATCACCTCAGAAACAAAAGAGGGACAGGCGGTTGTGGCAGTTCCAACCTCAGAACTAGTGAAACACAAGCAGATGTATGACttacttcatatgaaaaaaatcatctttgccACTATAGGAAGCTCAATATAGACATATTGAAAAGTGAGCTGTTAAGAAGTTACCCATCCCCAAACCTGATGCTAAACACTTGACTCACACCCACTATTAAGTAGCCGTCATGTCCAGATAGAATTACAGGTCTCATTAAGACTATGTggtggctctgaaaagagcctttggGTTAAGAGCGAGGTAGGCGCGCTCACTTGGAGCTGGTGTACTTGGTGACGGCCTTGGTGCCCTCGGACACGGCGTGCTTGGCCAGCTCCCCGGGCAGCAGCAGGCGCACGGCCGTCTGGATCTCTCGGGACGTGATGGTCGAGCGCTTGTTGTAATGCGCCAAGCGCGACGCCTCGCCCGCGATGCGCTCGAAGATGTCGTTGACGAACGAGTTCATGATACCCATGGCCTTGGAAGAGATGCCGGTGTCGGGGTGGACCTGCTTCAGCACCTTGTACACGTACACCGAGTAGCTCTCCTTGCGGCTGCGCTTGCGCTTCTTGCCGTCCTTCTTCTGGGCCTTGGTCACGGCCTTCTTGGAGCCCTTCTTCGGGGCGGGCGCGGACTTTGCAGGTTCAGGCATGATGAAAAGAGCAAAATTTGTGTAAAACCACAGAAAAAAGTTGTAACGTGACCTATGCGCTCCGtgttatttaaacaaaactgtGGCTATTCTTGCTATCGAATGTGCAAACGTCATACATTACCTGCCCAATAAGAGCAAGCAGAGTTCAAAACCACGGAACCATTGGTTGGGGTGAAACGGAATGTGTAGCCAATGAAATCACTCTATTTTCGCTCCGGACGATGACTATAAGTTCTCTGTTGTCGCTGTCTTGCCTTTAGCTGATTTTAACAGCAGATCTTTAACATGTCTGGACGCGGCAAACAGGGCGGCAAGGCTCGCGCCAAGGCCAAGACCCGCTCCTCCCGGGCCGGCCTGCAGTTCCCCGTGGGCCGCGTGCACCGCCTCCTCCGCAAGGGCAACTACTCGGAGCGGGTTGGCGCCGGCGCCCCGGTGTACCTGGCAGCCGTGCTGGAGTACCTGACGGCCGAGATCCTGGAGCTGGCTGGCAACGCGGCCCGCGACAACAAGAAGACGCGCATCATCCCGCGCCACCTGCAACTGGCCATCCGCAACGACGAGGAGCTCAACAAGCTGCTGGGCCGCGTGACGATCGCGCAGGGCGGCGTCCTGCCCAACATCCAGGCGGTGCTGCTGCCCAAGAAAACCGAGAGCCACCATAAGGCCAAGGGGAAATAAGACAATTGAGCGTGgcattttttctttaaaccaaaggctcttttcagagccaccACCTTTTCATATTGAGAGTTTGGTAACCAGAACCACTTCCAACTTAAGCCCATTATGCCATTGTGGAGTGTCGAACCATATCCCGATTGGTAAAACCAAATATCAAGGTAGTTACATTGAGTTGAGGGTCAGGCAGAGAAGAAAATCTCCGGATATCGCACTAACATGCTGGTATACTTATTCAGCGCACTAGTGTCTTTCAAAATAATTGAGGTTAGGAGGCTCCTAGGATTGGAGAAGTTACTGTCAACCCTAAGGATTTTATGGAAACCATTAGGATAAGGCATTATTTAAAGTGACCAAGGCAACACTCAGGGCAGCTCACGTCTTACCCTTATTTTCATGCAGGTCTGTTTACTGGGCACATTCCAAATACTCCTGTTTGTGGCTACATTGCAGTTTGTGGCTACACTGCAGACCAGCCActagaatggaaaaataaatgccgAGAGGGTGGCGAACCTGTTTTTCCGGAATGTTTTTGGCATCTAGAACGTCCTATTTTAAAGTCGGGATTTCTTGTCCTCAAATTCTACAAGACAGGCATGGAGTAAATTTAAGAATGATCGGGCGTGATAAATGGCTTTAGGCTGCTAAAACATTTTTTAGTATTCTAATAAGTGTGCAAGAGATAACCAATCACCGCCCGACGTCCTCCGCCAATAGTAATATTGCGCGGGacttttgaaaaatatacaaTCCTATCAGATTGTTTCtctgtggggaggaggggaaaccaAAGTGGTTGCGTGCGCTTGCGCGTGTGCGAACGTAACCCTATATAAAAGCAACCCTTGTTCAGTTTAGTTATCCCATTTCTGCTACTATTTACTGCCATGGCTCGTACAAAGCAGACCGCTCGCAAGTCCACCGGCGGCAAGGCCCCGCGCAAGCAGCTGGCCACCAAGGCTGCCCGCAAGAGCGCCCCGGCCACCGGCGGCGTGAAGAAGCCGCACCGCTACCGGCCCGGCACCGTGGCGCTGCGCGAGATCCGGCGCTACCAGAAGTCCACCGAGCTGCTGATCCGCAAGCTGCCGTTCCAGCGGCTGGTGCGCGAGATCGCGCAGGACTTCAAGACCGACCTGCGCTTCCAGAGCTCGGCCGTCATGGCGCTGCAGGAGGCCTGTGAGGCCTACCTGGTGGGTCTGTTTGAGGACACCAACCTGTGCGCCATCCACGCCAAGCGCGTCACCATCATGCCCAAGGACATCCAGCTCGCTCGCCGCATCCGAG harbors:
- the LOC119816555 gene encoding histone H2B type 1-C/E/F/G/I; the protein is MPEPAKSAPAPKKGSKKAVTKAQKKDGKKRKRSRKESYSVYVYKVLKQVHPDTGISSKAMGIMNSFVNDIFERIAGEASRLAHYNKRSTITSREIQTAVRLLLPGELAKHAVSEGTKAVTKYTSSK
- the LOC119816545 gene encoding histone H2A type 1-B encodes the protein MSGRGKQGGKARAKAKTRSSRAGLQFPVGRVHRLLRKGNYSERVGAGAPVYLAAVLEYLTAEILELAGNAARDNKKTRIIPRHLQLAIRNDEELNKLLGRVTIAQGGVLPNIQAVLLPKKTESHHKAKGK
- the LOC119816567 gene encoding histone H3.1, coding for MARTKQTARKSTGGKAPRKQLATKAARKSAPATGGVKKPHRYRPGTVALREIRRYQKSTELLIRKLPFQRLVREIAQDFKTDLRFQSSAVMALQEACEAYLVGLFEDTNLCAIHAKRVTIMPKDIQLARRIRGERA